A region of Vibrio chagasii DNA encodes the following proteins:
- a CDS encoding ATPase encodes MITHTLAVDGGGTKTAMRLKRISPTPSVIKERTLAATSLTLYGETAITQLTHYIEEMLSVNQINPKQCYIVVGVAGAGNAQLKAKLQLALSHFPNLYVTTDAEASVVGANRGEGVNCIAIGTGSVAIQLDNQYVTHQFGGWGFPIGDQGGGAWLGFKAVQQTLVEFDAQRCSLTSQLVMKKTGNVRSAILKWTRSANATDYAQFAKELVELEPCCPTAKNIVEQGIQEIERLARICSENNSLPIMFLGSLGSFYRYKLPQALQDRSLEVQGNALDGAEIIAHQKLCPLN; translated from the coding sequence CGCCGAGCGTAATTAAAGAGCGAACTTTAGCCGCAACGTCACTAACCTTATACGGTGAAACAGCAATCACTCAACTGACTCATTACATTGAAGAAATGCTGAGTGTGAATCAGATAAATCCGAAACAGTGTTATATTGTGGTCGGTGTTGCTGGCGCAGGTAATGCTCAACTAAAAGCGAAGTTACAACTGGCACTGTCCCATTTCCCAAACCTGTATGTGACGACCGATGCTGAAGCCTCGGTCGTTGGTGCAAATAGAGGAGAAGGCGTAAACTGTATTGCTATTGGCACAGGCTCGGTTGCGATTCAATTAGACAACCAATACGTGACTCATCAGTTTGGCGGTTGGGGTTTCCCCATTGGTGATCAAGGTGGCGGCGCTTGGCTTGGTTTTAAAGCGGTTCAGCAAACACTTGTCGAGTTTGACGCTCAACGTTGCTCGTTAACCAGTCAACTGGTCATGAAGAAAACAGGCAATGTCCGCAGTGCGATTCTAAAATGGACTCGCTCAGCCAACGCGACCGATTATGCTCAATTTGCAAAAGAGCTTGTCGAGTTAGAACCATGTTGTCCGACGGCAAAAAACATCGTTGAGCAAGGTATTCAAGAAATTGAGAGGCTTGCGCGAATATGCTCAGAAAACAACTCACTACCGATCATGTTCTTAGGCAGCTTAGGCTCTTTCTATCGTTACAAACTGCCACAAGCGCTACAAGATCGCAGCTTAGAGGTTCAAGGTAATGCTCTAGATGGCGCAGAAATCATCGCACATCAAAAGCTTTGCCCGCTTAATTAA